A DNA window from Shewanella baltica contains the following coding sequences:
- a CDS encoding GspH/FimT family pseudopilin: MNTHQKGFSLIELMTTLSISTILFTVGTPSFTDLSDQIRADSNIRTIQQTLMLARNTAINYGYRVTVCPLVDGKCTQNWQKGLTVFIDSDTVETLDVNDKVIRIIDEFDTKDFLKYNKSSIKFQPDGLASGSNGTFKYCPRTVDSKNSRAIVVNQAGRIRFSTAKNISCN; the protein is encoded by the coding sequence ATGAACACTCATCAAAAAGGCTTTAGCCTGATAGAACTTATGACTACGCTATCGATTTCAACCATCTTGTTTACTGTGGGTACGCCATCCTTTACGGATCTCAGCGATCAAATAAGAGCGGATTCCAATATCAGGACTATCCAACAAACACTCATGCTGGCTCGAAATACGGCGATTAATTATGGATATAGAGTTACTGTTTGCCCACTCGTGGATGGAAAATGTACTCAAAATTGGCAAAAAGGATTAACTGTATTCATTGATTCTGATACGGTAGAAACCTTAGATGTTAACGATAAAGTCATTCGTATTATTGATGAATTTGATACAAAAGACTTTTTAAAATACAACAAAAGCTCGATAAAGTTTCAACCCGATGGATTGGCTTCAGGAAGTAATGGTACTTTCAAATACTGCCCAAGGACCGTAGATAGCAAAAACTCCCGTGCAATTGTTGTTAATCAGGCAGGTAGAATTCGATTTTCTACAGCTAAAAATATCAGTTGTAATTAG
- a CDS encoding type IV pilin protein: MKVQCKGFTLIEVMITVVIIGILAAIAYPSYTQYIALSARSEGLAALMRIANLQEQYYLDNRVYATDLSKLVGANPYVTEHQHYSVSSSGTSSFTIKAVAQGVQASRDAACSPLTISDTGAKGPSAECWK; this comes from the coding sequence ATGAAGGTTCAATGTAAAGGTTTTACACTAATTGAAGTTATGATAACGGTTGTTATTATCGGAATCTTAGCTGCTATTGCTTACCCGTCCTATACTCAATACATAGCATTGAGTGCTAGGTCGGAAGGATTGGCTGCATTAATGCGTATTGCAAATTTACAAGAGCAGTATTACTTAGATAATCGTGTGTATGCAACTGATTTAAGTAAGTTAGTTGGTGCTAATCCCTATGTAACAGAGCATCAGCACTACTCTGTGTCATCAAGTGGGACGTCAAGCTTTACGATTAAGGCTGTTGCTCAAGGCGTTCAGGCTAGCCGTGATGCTGCTTGCTCTCCTTTAACAATATCAGATACTGGGGCAAAAGGTCCGAGTGCGGAGTGTTGGAAATGA
- a CDS encoding TapY2 family type IVa secretion system protein, translated as MKLINLVIAVVLLPNLVWADSSITASEQDFKCYITSKKSAEIAFYRWKSSEMNLRMASLVGTIHQSNDGSKYYIYSAEECVTLNAEFTNTKAQVLDKLTPR; from the coding sequence ATGAAATTAATTAACCTCGTTATCGCAGTCGTTTTATTGCCTAACTTAGTTTGGGCGGACTCTAGCATTACTGCCAGCGAACAGGACTTTAAATGCTATATTACTTCGAAAAAAAGTGCTGAGATCGCTTTTTATCGTTGGAAGAGTAGTGAAATGAATTTAAGAATGGCGAGCCTTGTTGGCACGATTCATCAATCAAATGATGGCTCTAAATATTACATCTATAGTGCGGAAGAGTGTGTCACATTAAACGCTGAATTTACTAATACGAAGGCGCAAGTGTTGGATAAGTTAACACCGAGATAA
- a CDS encoding PilW family protein, producing the protein MANSRNSQKGMSLVELMVSMVIGLFLTLGLFAMFSMSSSNVITTSQFNQLQENGRIALSLMERDISQLGFMGDITGTDFVLGTNMTLRDGIANDCIGAGVNNGTLPNAEPAHFRRLWGYEEGKSGDTLSCLSGVNQNTDVIQIKRLVGPPVTNPDGERFYMAATSSEAVMFKGGNPPNPVLENARFWEYQHHVYFIKNDGSVPVLRRKTLTKNNGMNNEEQLVEGIENIRILYGFDSNGDDTADSFMPAENVTTLMWDNELFQRLVALRVFLLVRAIDEDKSYTNETTYTLGDKEIKNLNDHYRRKIVSTTMVLANPVLIRN; encoded by the coding sequence TCAAGAAACAGCCAGAAAGGGATGTCATTAGTTGAGTTAATGGTCTCTATGGTCATTGGCCTATTTCTCACTCTTGGGCTTTTTGCCATGTTTAGCATGTCCTCTTCTAATGTAATTACGACGAGCCAATTTAATCAATTACAAGAAAATGGCCGAATTGCTTTATCACTAATGGAAAGAGATATCAGCCAATTAGGTTTCATGGGGGACATAACGGGAACCGATTTTGTACTTGGGACCAATATGACCTTGAGGGATGGTATTGCAAATGATTGCATTGGTGCAGGCGTAAATAACGGTACTTTACCTAATGCAGAACCTGCACATTTTAGACGTCTGTGGGGATACGAAGAAGGTAAGAGTGGAGATACGTTAAGTTGCTTATCTGGTGTAAATCAGAATACTGACGTAATTCAAATCAAAAGGTTAGTAGGGCCACCGGTCACTAATCCAGATGGTGAACGTTTTTACATGGCAGCAACCTCGAGTGAAGCAGTGATGTTTAAAGGTGGTAATCCGCCTAATCCTGTGCTCGAAAATGCACGTTTTTGGGAGTATCAACATCATGTCTATTTTATTAAAAATGATGGTTCCGTACCTGTTTTACGTCGAAAAACGTTAACTAAAAATAATGGCATGAACAACGAAGAGCAGTTAGTTGAAGGCATAGAGAATATACGTATTCTCTATGGTTTTGATAGTAACGGAGATGATACGGCCGATAGTTTTATGCCAGCAGAAAATGTAACAACATTAATGTGGGATAACGAATTATTTCAACGGCTTGTTGCATTAAGGGTTTTTTTATTGGTTCGTGCTATCGATGAAGATAAAAGTTATACCAATGAAACAACTTACACTTTAGGCGATAAAGAAATTAAGAATTTGAATGATCATTATCGCCGCAAGATTGTCTCGACGACTATGGTACTTGCTAACCCTGTACTAATTAGAAACTAG
- a CDS encoding pilus assembly PilX family protein: MKKQKGIVLFFALIVLLLMTIIGVALAVNSTQSMRMSGAGSERIEAKSIADGGLEAAIEANKGASLAKLSEISSVAEFGSNQTLTPIPYEVDGAGNVVISAKDVGCQRSARANSGNLISCRRIEISSTAAFGRDDLGQLTVVAGVEQEVLTGS; the protein is encoded by the coding sequence ATGAAAAAGCAAAAGGGAATAGTGTTATTTTTTGCTCTGATTGTATTGTTACTTATGACTATCATCGGTGTTGCTTTAGCTGTTAATTCAACCCAGTCCATGCGTATGTCTGGAGCTGGCTCAGAACGAATAGAAGCGAAGTCTATTGCCGATGGCGGTTTAGAAGCTGCAATTGAGGCAAATAAAGGCGCTAGCTTAGCCAAATTATCTGAGATTTCATCTGTGGCTGAATTTGGTTCTAACCAAACATTAACGCCAATTCCTTACGAAGTTGATGGAGCCGGTAATGTCGTCATTAGTGCTAAAGATGTCGGCTGTCAGCGAAGTGCAAGGGCGAATAGTGGTAATTTAATCAGTTGTCGGCGGATTGAAATTAGTAGTACTGCCGCCTTTGGTCGGGATGATTTAGGTCAGCTCACTGTAGTCGCAGGTGTGGAACAAGAAGTTTTAACTGGGAGTTAG
- a CDS encoding GspH/FimT family pseudopilin codes for MLVISKGFTLVELMVTIAVAAILLAIGVPSLTSLYEGTRSTNEIRKISDVFAFARNQAVNYGATVTVCPYAASPCGTDWNKGFSVYIDNGGAKNVLKVIDSFNEHDVISLSGPADKKVDFTPDGLVSVETSIIYCSNGKSDGSKSLKISTSGLIREGADGQNCT; via the coding sequence ATGTTAGTCATATCAAAAGGGTTCACATTAGTAGAACTGATGGTAACGATCGCTGTAGCGGCAATTTTGTTAGCAATAGGCGTTCCATCACTTACGTCACTATACGAAGGGACACGCAGCACTAATGAAATACGAAAAATTAGCGATGTGTTTGCCTTTGCAAGAAATCAAGCCGTCAACTATGGTGCCACGGTTACTGTTTGCCCATACGCAGCATCTCCATGCGGTACTGACTGGAATAAAGGATTCAGTGTTTATATTGATAATGGAGGAGCAAAAAATGTACTCAAAGTAATTGATAGTTTTAATGAGCATGATGTCATTTCACTATCGGGGCCAGCTGATAAAAAAGTGGACTTCACACCAGATGGCTTAGTATCAGTCGAAACATCAATAATTTATTGTTCAAACGGGAAAAGTGACGGTTCTAAAAGCCTTAAGATTAGTACTTCAGGTTTGATAAGAGAAGGCGCAGATGGGCAAAACTGCACATAA
- a CDS encoding NAD(P)/FAD-dependent oxidoreductase: MATKRIVIVGGGAAGLALASKLGRKWGGSDVVDVCLIDRSPIHIWKPKLHEVAVGVIDQSIEGLLYRDHGLKNGYRYIRGEIEQCDPDAKSIQLAAVYNDEGELLLEQRQIDYDFLVLALGGVSNSFNTLGADEHCIFLDSLENANLFHHKLLDALLQLNETQERVSIGIVGAGATGVELAAELHHVIESVKEYGYLNIATHHLDVHLIEASPKILPQLPERVSARAQAVLDKIGIRLHIGVQVKEVTRDGFITQDGDVIKAGLKVWAAGVKGPKAFQNFTKLPITPRNQVEVDDCMRVKGHQDIYALGDCALLIQSSGQPVPPRAQAAAQMADTLFDNIVNRLQGKPEKAFVYKDYGSLVSLSRFSAVGNLMGNLRSGTFFVEGHIARLMYISLYQRHLASLYGWFSAIVYRVAQKLLRWQRPKLKLH, translated from the coding sequence TTGGCTACAAAAAGAATAGTGATCGTGGGCGGTGGTGCAGCTGGTTTAGCACTTGCATCTAAGTTGGGCCGTAAATGGGGCGGTAGTGATGTCGTCGATGTGTGCTTAATTGACCGAAGTCCTATTCATATTTGGAAGCCTAAATTACACGAAGTTGCTGTTGGCGTGATCGATCAATCTATTGAAGGTTTACTCTACCGCGATCATGGGCTTAAAAATGGTTACCGCTATATTCGCGGTGAGATAGAGCAGTGCGACCCTGATGCTAAATCGATTCAGTTAGCCGCCGTCTATAATGACGAAGGCGAGTTACTCTTAGAGCAGCGACAAATCGATTATGATTTTTTAGTCCTTGCTCTTGGTGGTGTTTCTAATAGTTTCAATACATTAGGAGCTGATGAACACTGCATCTTCTTAGATAGCCTCGAAAATGCCAACCTATTCCACCATAAATTACTCGACGCATTACTCCAATTAAACGAAACACAAGAAAGAGTCAGTATTGGCATTGTTGGTGCTGGTGCGACCGGTGTTGAATTGGCGGCAGAACTTCATCATGTGATTGAATCCGTTAAAGAGTATGGCTATCTGAATATTGCTACACATCATCTTGATGTGCATTTGATTGAAGCATCACCCAAAATTCTCCCCCAATTACCTGAGCGTGTGAGCGCTAGGGCGCAGGCAGTTCTTGATAAGATAGGTATACGTTTACATATCGGTGTTCAAGTTAAAGAAGTGACTCGTGATGGTTTTATTACCCAAGATGGGGATGTGATTAAAGCGGGCTTAAAAGTCTGGGCGGCAGGTGTAAAAGGGCCAAAAGCGTTTCAGAACTTTACAAAATTGCCCATTACGCCGCGAAATCAGGTTGAAGTTGATGACTGCATGCGAGTCAAGGGCCATCAAGATATTTACGCCCTTGGCGATTGCGCTCTATTGATCCAAAGTTCTGGTCAGCCTGTTCCACCAAGGGCGCAAGCTGCGGCACAGATGGCTGATACTTTGTTTGATAATATCGTTAATCGATTACAAGGTAAGCCTGAAAAGGCCTTTGTTTACAAAGATTACGGTTCATTAGTGTCTTTAAGCCGCTTCTCTGCGGTAGGTAATTTGATGGGGAACCTACGCTCTGGCACTTTCTTTGTCGAAGGGCATATTGCAAGATTGATGTATATCTCTTTGTATCAGAGGCATTTAGCCAGCCTTTATGGTTGGTTTTCGGCAATAGTGTATCGAGTGGCACAAAAGTTATTGAGGTGGCAGCGTCCAAAGCTCAAATTACATTGA
- the glnB gene encoding nitrogen regulatory protein P-II: MKKVEAIIKPFKLDDVRESLAEIGITGMTVSEVKGFGRQKGHTELYRGAEYMVDFLPKVKIELVIQDDLLDQAIDVIVETARTGKIGDGKIFVTDVERVIRIRTGEENEEAV; encoded by the coding sequence ATGAAAAAAGTTGAAGCCATTATTAAGCCATTTAAATTAGACGACGTAAGAGAATCCCTTGCTGAGATTGGCATTACAGGTATGACGGTTTCTGAGGTCAAGGGTTTTGGCCGTCAGAAAGGGCATACAGAGCTCTATCGTGGCGCTGAATACATGGTGGATTTTCTGCCAAAAGTGAAAATAGAGTTAGTGATCCAGGACGATCTGCTCGACCAAGCAATTGATGTGATCGTTGAAACTGCCCGCACAGGAAAGATAGGCGATGGTAAAATTTTTGTTACTGATGTCGAGCGAGTGATTCGTATCCGTACCGGTGAAGAAAACGAAGAAGCGGTATAA
- a CDS encoding pilus assembly protein, whose translation MIIKKLACSTLLVLTFVSAYSFGDDTELYVKESTTRTGARPKVLVIFDNSGSMSTEEITQVVDYDPNYNYPAVSGSGYSDTLIYYAVGGGGLPTPDTSSDKRYFKASLNGCSQSKAALAELGRFTGYIREFTASGTTGIWKELPETNGTAISVVDCWQDISKTDPNNSSSYSNGFPANGLTTGSGKKKKAYPYFTSSSPGTSWADALAAANNTDFGVGQPVTLYTDNYLRWYGLSKAGKLPTVKVSRLEIAKKAISNIISSTPTVDFGLAVFNYNYPNEGNRDGGRIVSGITQMTDSTRASLLTTIDNLLAKTNTPLCETMYEAYRYFAGKGVKYGHGDTDYGSYVGNKPPYDSLVEKGGSYESPFKVCTDIAYVIYVTDGTPTVDKNANNDVISLTASGSKEGNYSSFSKNLDTASYLPALASYMFNNDLINKLDSSNTEQVQNVRTYTIGFSKGAEDAAPLLAETAKRGGGLYFAAQNSLELQNALNDALSNILNIDSSFTSPSIASNNFDRTQTFDAAYYAMFLPGKGPRWSGNLKKLKVTADGTLVDSKGNAAIADNGNIKDGACTIWSNCDAQKDGNKVEVGGVAAQIRTQSVRKIVSDLGAGSSLTPLTLANAQSAAGGDTALASYMRTSVDELTNTFDWLKGIDVDDDNKDGSTTDKRNDVMGDPLHSKPLALNFGSSTATDIRIMLGTNQGVLHMFKDAGESVSETWGFIPYELLPNLTELRSNDPSGVHTVYGIDSSPVAYTETDATGKVIKAWVYVGMRRGGSSYYALNVTNPDSPTLMWSINPSTEGFSDLGQTWSEPIVTKIVGYEKPVLIFGGGYDTSFDATPSSSPAGRAVYIVDAEKGTLIHSFGGSASGATVLSGIQDSIPNSVAVLDSNNDGYTDRIYATDVGGNVWRMDLPSASQSSWTAFKFAALGGSNNDNRRFFAEPVVAQTMFTNIAEVKVTTGTGTTTTKTYQNVPYDAVVIGSGARPHPSSTAVNDMFFTLQDRNVVTKSFTGSDIPSVITINDLYDVSSSAPVSETDNISFGKKLGWFYDFSGLGEKSLTAALIVQGKVYFTSYSPPADSVAENVCVVSGSGKLYVFDLHKGTRTFSQLYFELGERVPDTPQIVIPAPETGKDPYIYIIGVGKGEKNKDGEYSGTINVASGLGVNKIYYHINE comes from the coding sequence ATGATTATTAAAAAGCTGGCTTGTTCTACACTACTTGTGCTGACTTTTGTGTCGGCTTACTCCTTTGGTGATGATACTGAATTGTATGTAAAAGAGTCGACAACTCGAACAGGCGCAAGACCGAAAGTACTTGTCATATTTGATAACTCGGGAAGTATGTCGACAGAAGAAATCACTCAGGTTGTAGATTATGACCCTAACTATAACTACCCAGCTGTAAGTGGTTCTGGGTATAGTGATACTCTTATTTATTATGCTGTTGGCGGTGGAGGATTACCAACTCCTGATACCAGTTCTGACAAGCGTTATTTTAAAGCAAGTTTAAATGGATGTAGTCAAAGCAAAGCAGCATTAGCAGAGCTTGGACGTTTTACTGGCTATATTCGAGAGTTTACAGCGAGTGGTACTACAGGTATTTGGAAAGAACTGCCTGAAACTAACGGTACTGCAATAAGTGTAGTTGATTGTTGGCAGGATATTTCAAAAACAGATCCTAACAATTCATCATCATACTCTAATGGATTTCCTGCCAATGGCCTAACAACTGGGTCTGGTAAAAAAAAGAAAGCCTATCCCTATTTTACTTCTTCATCTCCAGGGACGAGTTGGGCTGATGCTTTAGCCGCTGCAAATAATACTGATTTTGGCGTTGGTCAACCTGTTACCTTGTACACTGATAATTATCTAAGATGGTACGGATTATCTAAAGCAGGGAAATTACCAACAGTAAAAGTTTCAAGACTAGAAATTGCGAAGAAAGCGATTTCTAATATTATTAGTTCAACTCCAACAGTGGATTTTGGACTTGCTGTATTTAACTATAATTATCCAAATGAAGGTAACCGAGACGGTGGGAGAATTGTCTCTGGCATTACTCAGATGACGGATAGTACGCGTGCGAGTTTACTAACTACTATTGATAATTTGTTGGCAAAAACAAATACACCACTATGTGAGACTATGTATGAAGCTTACCGTTACTTTGCAGGAAAGGGAGTTAAATATGGTCATGGTGATACTGATTATGGCTCGTATGTAGGAAATAAACCCCCTTATGATAGTTTAGTGGAGAAGGGGGGGAGCTACGAAAGTCCATTTAAAGTATGTACGGATATTGCTTATGTTATTTATGTCACTGATGGCACTCCTACTGTTGATAAAAATGCAAATAATGATGTTATTAGTTTAACGGCTTCAGGAAGTAAAGAAGGTAATTATTCCTCATTTTCTAAAAATTTAGATACGGCAAGTTATTTACCCGCCTTAGCTAGTTATATGTTTAATAATGATTTAATCAATAAACTGGACAGCTCGAATACTGAGCAGGTGCAAAATGTTCGAACTTATACTATTGGCTTTAGTAAAGGTGCTGAAGATGCCGCCCCTTTACTTGCTGAAACTGCAAAAAGAGGTGGCGGTTTATATTTTGCGGCTCAGAACAGTCTTGAACTACAGAATGCACTGAATGATGCTTTATCGAATATTTTGAACATTGATTCAAGTTTTACCTCCCCCAGTATCGCCAGCAATAATTTTGATAGAACTCAAACATTTGACGCAGCTTATTACGCGATGTTTTTACCTGGCAAAGGGCCTCGTTGGAGTGGTAATTTAAAGAAATTAAAAGTGACTGCAGATGGAACACTGGTTGATAGCAAAGGTAATGCCGCTATCGCCGATAACGGGAATATTAAAGACGGCGCCTGTACTATATGGTCAAACTGTGATGCGCAAAAGGACGGCAATAAAGTTGAGGTAGGAGGCGTTGCAGCGCAAATAAGGACACAATCGGTTAGAAAAATTGTAAGTGATTTAGGGGCGGGATCAAGTTTAACGCCATTAACGCTTGCTAATGCACAAAGTGCAGCAGGTGGTGATACAGCGTTAGCTAGTTACATGAGAACTAGTGTAGATGAGCTTACAAATACATTCGATTGGCTCAAAGGGATAGATGTCGATGACGATAACAAAGATGGTAGTACGACTGATAAACGTAATGATGTTATGGGTGATCCACTTCACTCTAAGCCGCTAGCTCTTAATTTTGGTTCATCTACAGCAACTGATATTCGTATTATGTTAGGCACTAATCAAGGTGTTTTGCATATGTTTAAAGATGCGGGAGAGTCTGTATCAGAAACTTGGGGATTTATTCCCTATGAATTATTGCCTAATTTAACAGAACTAAGGAGTAATGATCCTTCAGGTGTGCATACAGTATATGGAATAGACTCATCACCAGTCGCTTACACTGAGACGGATGCTACAGGCAAAGTAATTAAAGCATGGGTTTATGTCGGCATGCGTCGAGGTGGTTCGTCTTATTATGCCCTTAATGTGACAAATCCTGACAGTCCTACTTTAATGTGGTCGATTAATCCTTCAACCGAAGGTTTTTCAGATCTCGGACAAACATGGTCTGAACCAATAGTGACAAAAATCGTCGGTTATGAAAAGCCTGTACTCATTTTTGGTGGTGGCTATGATACAAGCTTTGATGCCACTCCTTCTTCTTCGCCGGCTGGTCGTGCAGTGTATATTGTCGATGCAGAGAAGGGGACTTTGATTCATTCTTTTGGCGGTTCGGCCTCGGGTGCAACAGTACTTTCTGGCATTCAGGATAGCATTCCAAACTCAGTCGCGGTACTTGATAGTAATAATGATGGTTACACAGATCGAATTTATGCAACTGATGTTGGTGGTAATGTTTGGCGTATGGATTTGCCCAGTGCTAGCCAGAGTAGTTGGACCGCATTTAAATTTGCAGCGCTGGGAGGAAGCAATAACGATAATAGACGCTTTTTTGCCGAGCCCGTGGTTGCACAAACGATGTTTACTAATATTGCTGAAGTTAAAGTGACGACTGGTACTGGAACGACAACTACCAAAACCTACCAAAATGTTCCCTATGATGCCGTCGTGATAGGCAGTGGCGCCAGACCTCATCCTTCTAGTACTGCAGTGAATGACATGTTTTTCACGTTGCAGGATAGGAATGTGGTGACTAAGAGTTTTACTGGCAGTGATATTCCAAGCGTGATTACCATCAATGATCTCTATGACGTGTCTTCTAGCGCACCAGTTTCGGAGACTGATAATATTAGCTTTGGTAAAAAACTAGGCTGGTTTTATGATTTTTCTGGATTAGGAGAGAAGAGCTTAACTGCCGCCTTAATTGTGCAAGGGAAGGTATATTTCACCTCTTACTCACCACCTGCAGATTCTGTTGCCGAAAACGTCTGTGTAGTTTCTGGGTCTGGGAAGCTCTATGTATTTGATCTTCATAAGGGAACAAGAACCTTCTCCCAGTTGTATTTTGAGCTTGGTGAGCGAGTACCCGATACGCCTCAGATTGTTATCCCTGCACCTGAAACGGGGAAGGATCCTTACATTTATATTATTGGAGTGGGTAAGGGTGAGAAAAACAAAGATGGTGAATATAGTGGAACGATAAATGTAGCCTCTGGTTTAGGTGTGAATAAAATTTATTATCATATAAATGAATGA